The region GTGCCGGGAGTGAAAGGACGTTTTCCTCTCCGAAGCCTCCTTCGAGTTCTCTTACTATCTTGACCTTACCATCCTCCACCTTTATGCTCGTAACTGCAGTGGCGAACGGAATATCGAGCATTCCGGCGAGAAGTACGCCCACAAGTGCGTTGTTGTAGTCCTGACTCATCAGACCTGCAAGTATCAGATCAAATTTCTCTCCCGAGATTGCCTCCTTTATTGCCATTGCTGTCTGGTATGAGTCCATTCCTGGCTCCACCGGAACCTTGATTGCCCTGTCTGCACCCATCGCCAGGCACTTTCTCAATGTATCCTCTGTTTGCCCGACTCCAACGACCACGACCTCCCCACCATGCTCTTCCTTCAGCCTGATCGCCTCTTCAACAGCATACCTGTCCCAGTCGTTTATATCGAAAACCAGTCCCCTTTCGTCAACACTTTTTCCATCCTGAGAAACTCTAATTTCACTTTCTGGGTCAGCCGCATGTTTTGCCAGCACGATAATGTTCAATTTACCACCTCCGGTTAACTGGACTTCCTTTCGGGAAATTTAATAACTCTTTCCAAAAATTAAAAATTAAAT is a window of Geoglobus acetivorans DNA encoding:
- a CDS encoding electron transfer flavoprotein subunit beta/FixA family protein; translation: MNIIVLAKHAADPESEIRVSQDGKSVDERGLVFDINDWDRYAVEEAIRLKEEHGGEVVVVGVGQTEDTLRKCLAMGADRAIKVPVEPGMDSYQTAMAIKEAISGEKFDLILAGLMSQDYNNALVGVLLAGMLDIPFATAVTSIKVEDGKVKIVRELEGGFGEENVLSLPALLTVQSGINEPRYVSIMGIKRAKSKELKEVSVSVEGGYTEIDRIYTPPVKKAELIEGSPEEVAEKLIQILKDRGLI